The Babylonia areolata isolate BAREFJ2019XMU chromosome 32, ASM4173473v1, whole genome shotgun sequence genome window below encodes:
- the LOC143276505 gene encoding uncharacterized protein LOC143276505, whose amino-acid sequence MSSSPDVCYVQRVPDAKQTCQNGHTVDETMVGTVTNVTDYEEGKNLTISDLPLLLHKLCVNRTITELVEANTRNATEDDTSAEEDDSADARKKRSLCCRLGRCCTRYSTRIRYRRYCQFLFFRWPCGYYYGWHVRWQCGYCIRCRFWYCSWW is encoded by the exons ATGAGCTCATCCCCAGATGTCTGCTACGTCCAGAGAGTGCCAGACGCCAAGCAGACCTGCCAGAATGGCCACACTGTGGATGAG ACGATGGTAGGAACCGTGACAAACGTGACGGACTATGAAGAAGGCAAAAACCTGACCATTTCCGACCTGCCCCTCCTCCTGCACAAGTTGTGCGTCAACCGCACAATCACAGAACTGGTGGAAGCGAACACACGCAATGCAACCGAGGACGACACATCTGCAGAGGAggatg ACTCTGCGGATGCCAGGAAGAAGCGGTCTCTCTGTTGTCGGTTGGGGCGGTGCTGCACAAGGTACAGTACTCGCATAAGATACAGGCGTTACTGTCAATTCCTCTTCTTCAGGTGGCCATGTGGGTATTACTATGGTTGGCATGTCAGGTGGCAGTGTGGGTATTGCATTAGGTGTCGCTTCTGGTACTGTTCTTGGTGGTAA